One Streptomyces hundungensis DNA segment encodes these proteins:
- a CDS encoding ketoacyl-ACP synthase III, whose translation MSKIRPSQGAPYARILGVGGYRPVRVVPNEVILETIDSSDEWIRSRSGIATRHWASADETVSAMSIEASGKAIADSGISADQIGAVIVSTVSHFKQTPAVATEIADKLGTGKAAAFDISAGCAGFGYGLTLAKGMIVEGSAKYVLVIGVERLSDLTDLQDRATAFLFGDGAGAVVVGPSDEPAIGPTIWGSEGDKSETIKQTVPWTEYDSSGKFPAITQEGQAVFRWAVFEMAKVAQQALDAAGISPDDLDVFIPHQANMRIIDSMVKTLKLPDHVTVARDVETTGNTSAASIPLAMERLLATGQAKSGDTALVIGFGAGLVYAATVVTLP comes from the coding sequence ATGTCGAAGATCCGTCCCAGCCAGGGCGCCCCGTATGCGCGCATCTTGGGCGTGGGCGGCTACCGTCCCGTGCGCGTGGTGCCCAACGAGGTGATCCTGGAGACGATCGACTCCTCCGACGAGTGGATCCGCTCGCGTTCCGGCATCGCCACCCGGCACTGGGCCTCGGCCGATGAGACCGTCTCGGCGATGTCGATCGAGGCCTCCGGCAAGGCGATCGCCGACTCCGGCATCTCCGCCGACCAGATCGGCGCCGTGATCGTCTCCACCGTCTCGCACTTCAAGCAGACTCCGGCGGTGGCGACCGAGATCGCCGACAAGCTGGGCACCGGCAAGGCGGCCGCCTTCGACATCTCGGCCGGCTGCGCGGGCTTCGGCTACGGTCTGACCCTGGCCAAGGGCATGATCGTCGAGGGTTCGGCCAAGTACGTCCTGGTCATCGGCGTGGAGCGGCTCAGCGATCTGACCGACCTCCAGGACCGTGCGACGGCGTTCCTGTTCGGCGACGGCGCGGGCGCGGTCGTCGTGGGTCCCTCGGACGAGCCGGCCATCGGCCCCACCATCTGGGGTTCGGAGGGCGACAAGTCGGAGACCATCAAGCAGACCGTGCCGTGGACCGAGTACGACAGCTCGGGCAAGTTCCCCGCGATCACGCAGGAGGGCCAGGCGGTCTTCCGCTGGGCCGTGTTCGAGATGGCGAAGGTCGCCCAGCAGGCGCTGGACGCGGCCGGAATCAGCCCGGACGACCTGGATGTCTTCATTCCGCACCAGGCCAACATGCGGATCATCGACTCGATGGTGAAGACTCTCAAGCTGCCGGACCACGTCACGGTCGCCCGTGACGTGGAAACCACCGGCAACACCTCGGCCGCCTCGATCCCGCTCGCTATGGAGCGGCTCCTGGCGACCGGACAGGCGAAGAGCGGCGACACCGCGCTCGTCATCGGCTTCGGGGCGGGTCTCGTGTACGCCGCGACGGTCGTTACCCTCCCCTAG
- a CDS encoding aldo/keto reductase, producing the protein MSSNPVEKISTVRLGTEGPMIGVQGFGAMGISEFYGDTDESAARDTLEATVEAGVTLIDTADIYGSGANEEFLAPFLAAHRDEVTLATKFAIERRADDPTYRGINNSPAYIKKAVEASLRRLGIETIDLYYMHRRDPEVPLAESVGAMAELVTEGKVKYLGLSEVTGAELREAHAVHPISALQSEWSVFSRDVERSAVPAAAELGVTFVPYSPLGRGFLTGAFADAGKELSKGDFRQFQPRFTGDNAAANAALLEPLHKIAAAHGATTAQIALAWVQQRAQVHGLTVVPIPGTRKRSRLLENTGATRITLSAEELALLEPIAGQVAGDRYPDMSSTSAAREQ; encoded by the coding sequence ATGAGCAGCAACCCGGTTGAGAAGATCAGCACCGTCCGCCTCGGCACCGAGGGCCCGATGATCGGCGTCCAGGGATTCGGCGCCATGGGCATCAGCGAGTTCTACGGCGACACCGACGAGAGCGCCGCACGCGACACCCTGGAGGCGACCGTCGAGGCGGGCGTCACCCTCATCGACACCGCCGACATCTACGGCTCCGGGGCCAACGAGGAGTTCCTCGCCCCGTTCCTCGCCGCCCACCGCGACGAGGTGACCCTGGCCACCAAGTTCGCCATCGAGCGCCGGGCCGACGACCCGACGTACCGGGGCATCAACAACAGCCCCGCCTACATCAAGAAGGCCGTCGAAGCGAGCCTGCGCCGCCTGGGCATCGAGACCATCGACCTCTACTACATGCACCGCCGCGACCCCGAGGTGCCGCTCGCGGAGTCCGTCGGCGCGATGGCCGAGCTGGTCACCGAGGGCAAGGTCAAGTACCTGGGCCTGAGCGAGGTCACCGGAGCCGAGCTGCGCGAGGCGCACGCCGTGCACCCGATCAGCGCCCTCCAGTCGGAGTGGTCGGTCTTCAGCCGGGACGTCGAGCGCAGCGCCGTGCCGGCCGCCGCCGAACTCGGCGTCACCTTCGTGCCGTACTCGCCGCTCGGCCGGGGCTTCCTCACCGGCGCCTTCGCCGACGCGGGCAAGGAGCTGAGCAAGGGCGACTTCCGCCAGTTCCAGCCGCGCTTCACCGGGGACAACGCCGCGGCCAACGCCGCCCTGCTCGAACCCCTGCACAAGATCGCGGCGGCACACGGCGCGACGACCGCGCAGATCGCGCTCGCCTGGGTGCAGCAGCGCGCGCAGGTGCACGGCCTCACCGTCGTGCCGATCCCCGGCACCCGCAAGCGCAGCCGCCTCCTGGAGAACACCGGCGCGACCCGCATCACGCTCAGCGCCGAGGAGCTGGCCCTCCTCGAACCCATCGCCGGGCAGGTCGCGGGCGACCGCTACCCCGACATGTCCTCCACCTCGGCGGCCCGCGAACAGTAG
- a CDS encoding alpha/beta hydrolase encodes MRGLGRALVAGAFVAVAVAGTAGWAAADAQEAVTGPPPGTAAWRADTTTGHRLPDPASAAPREVAAFFARLGEEQRQTLARRHPQVVGNLDGAPVPLRYEANRRAIAATHAPRYLRLAAPGHQILAFDPRGRGQVAEVYGELEGARHVSVIVPGSDIDARTFDRRSDPYGTPAGMATALRKADHGVSAVIAWVGYTTPVGVGVDAASGRLAEAGAERLTRLTEGLDAVGAPDPVLFCHSYGSVVCGLAAHRTDASDIVALGSPGMRADTVADLGTEARVWAAKDPSDWIDDVPHIEFAGLGHGADPTDPAFGARRVPASDAKGHTGYFAPGTESLKAFAAIATGDVR; translated from the coding sequence ATGCGTGGGTTGGGGAGGGCGTTGGTGGCCGGGGCGTTCGTGGCCGTGGCCGTCGCGGGTACCGCGGGGTGGGCCGCGGCCGATGCGCAGGAGGCGGTGACCGGCCCGCCCCCCGGCACCGCCGCCTGGCGGGCCGACACGACGACGGGTCACCGCCTGCCCGACCCCGCGAGCGCGGCCCCCCGCGAAGTCGCCGCGTTCTTCGCCCGGTTGGGCGAGGAGCAGCGGCAGACGCTGGCCCGCCGGCACCCCCAGGTCGTGGGCAACCTGGACGGCGCCCCCGTACCGCTGCGCTACGAGGCGAACCGGCGGGCCATCGCCGCCACCCACGCCCCCCGCTACCTCCGACTCGCCGCCCCCGGCCACCAGATCCTCGCCTTCGACCCGCGAGGCCGGGGCCAAGTCGCCGAGGTTTATGGGGAGTTGGAGGGCGCCCGTCACGTCTCCGTCATCGTCCCCGGGTCCGACATCGACGCCCGTACGTTCGACCGCCGCAGCGATCCCTATGGAACCCCGGCCGGAATGGCGACCGCCTTGCGGAAGGCCGATCACGGCGTGAGCGCCGTGATCGCCTGGGTCGGGTACACCACCCCGGTCGGCGTGGGGGTCGACGCCGCGTCGGGCAGGCTCGCCGAGGCGGGGGCCGAGCGGCTCACCCGGCTCACCGAAGGGCTCGACGCGGTAGGCGCCCCGGACCCCGTGCTGTTCTGCCACAGCTACGGCTCGGTCGTCTGCGGGCTCGCCGCCCACCGCACCGACGCCTCGGACATCGTCGCGCTCGGATCGCCCGGCATGCGGGCCGACACCGTCGCCGACCTGGGCACCGAGGCCCGGGTGTGGGCCGCCAAGGACCCCTCGGACTGGATCGACGACGTGCCGCACATCGAGTTCGCGGGCCTCGGCCACGGCGCCGATCCCACCGACCCGGCGTTCGGGGCCCGCCGCGTACCCGCCTCCGACGCCAAGGGCCACACCGGCTACTTCGCCCCCGGCACCGAGTCCCTCAAAGCCTTCGCCGCCATCGCCACCGGAGATGTCCGATGA
- a CDS encoding acyl carrier protein, whose amino-acid sequence MAATQEEILEGLAEIVNEIAGIPVEDVQLDKSFTDDLDVDSLSMVEVVVAAEERFDVKIPDEDVKNLKTVGDAAGYILKHQA is encoded by the coding sequence ATGGCCGCCACGCAGGAAGAGATCCTCGAAGGTCTCGCCGAGATCGTCAACGAGATCGCTGGTATCCCGGTCGAGGACGTCCAGCTGGACAAGTCCTTCACCGACGACCTGGACGTCGACTCGCTGTCCATGGTCGAGGTCGTCGTCGCCGCCGAAGAGCGCTTCGACGTCAAGATCCCGGACGAGGACGTCAAGAACCTCAAGACCGTTGGCGACGCCGCCGGCTACATCCTGAAGCACCAGGCCTGA
- a CDS encoding ACP S-malonyltransferase produces the protein MLVLVAPGQGAQTPGFLTPWLDLPGAADRLAAWSDAIGLDLVHYGTQADADAIRDTAVAQPLLVAAGLLSASALGDFAPGAVAGHSVGEITATAFAGVLSEEAALGFVRKRGLGMAEAAAVTPTGMAALLGGAPADVLPHLEKLGLTPANVNGAGQIVAAGTAEQLAALEADKPEGVRRVVALKVAGAFHTHHMNPAVAALDEAAKSLAIADPKLTYVSNADGKTVASGQDIVARLVNQVSNPVRWDLCMETFTELGATALVELCPGGTLTGLAKRAMPGVKTVALKTPADLDAARALIAEHASA, from the coding sequence GTGCTCGTACTCGTCGCTCCCGGCCAAGGCGCTCAGACGCCCGGCTTCCTGACTCCTTGGCTCGACCTTCCCGGCGCTGCCGACCGGCTCGCCGCGTGGTCGGACGCCATCGGTCTCGACCTCGTCCACTACGGCACGCAGGCCGACGCCGACGCGATCCGCGACACCGCCGTGGCCCAGCCCCTGCTGGTGGCCGCCGGTCTGCTGTCCGCCTCGGCCCTCGGCGACTTCGCGCCGGGCGCGGTGGCCGGGCACAGCGTCGGTGAGATCACCGCCACCGCTTTCGCGGGCGTCCTGTCCGAGGAGGCCGCGCTCGGCTTCGTCCGCAAGCGCGGGCTCGGCATGGCCGAAGCGGCCGCCGTCACGCCGACCGGCATGGCCGCGCTGCTCGGCGGCGCGCCCGCCGACGTGCTGCCGCACCTGGAGAAGCTGGGGCTGACCCCGGCCAACGTGAACGGCGCGGGCCAGATCGTGGCCGCCGGCACCGCCGAGCAGCTCGCCGCCCTGGAGGCCGACAAGCCCGAGGGCGTGCGCCGCGTGGTGGCCCTCAAGGTCGCCGGCGCCTTCCACACGCACCACATGAACCCGGCCGTGGCGGCGCTCGACGAGGCGGCCAAGTCGCTCGCCATCGCCGACCCGAAGCTCACGTACGTCTCGAACGCGGACGGCAAGACCGTGGCGAGCGGCCAGGACATCGTGGCCCGCCTGGTCAACCAGGTCTCCAATCCGGTCCGTTGGGACCTGTGCATGGAGACCTTCACGGAACTCGGCGCCACGGCGCTGGTCGAGCTGTGCCCGGGCGGCACCCTGACCGGGCTCGCCAAGCGCGCGATGCCCGGGGTCAAGACCGTCGCCCTGAAGACCCCCGCCGACCTCGACGCGGCTCGCGCGCTCATCGCCGAGCACGCATCCGCCTAA
- a CDS encoding serine hydrolase domain-containing protein: MESLRIIETWPVPTAAAAVVRADGTLAGTYGPLSQRFPLASVTKPLAAYAALVAYEEGAVELDEPAGPPGATVRHLLAHTSGLAFDEQRAMAQPGDRRLYSNAGFEVLGDHIAKQSGIPFADYVRQAVFEPLGMASSILEGSPAKDGVSTVEDLARFAAELQAPRLIHPATAAEATHVQYPGLKGVLPAYGHQNPNDWGLGFEIRGAKSPHWTGSSSSPRTYGHFGQSGTFLWVDPDAGLACVVLTDRAFGSWAAEVWPSFTDAVLAEFTRR, encoded by the coding sequence ATGGAGAGCCTGCGGATCATCGAGACCTGGCCCGTACCGACCGCCGCGGCGGCCGTGGTGCGGGCCGACGGAACGCTTGCCGGCACCTACGGGCCGCTGTCCCAGCGGTTCCCGCTGGCCTCCGTCACCAAGCCGCTCGCCGCGTACGCGGCCCTCGTCGCGTACGAGGAGGGGGCGGTGGAGCTCGACGAGCCGGCCGGCCCTCCCGGCGCCACCGTCCGCCATCTGCTGGCGCACACCTCGGGGCTCGCCTTCGACGAGCAGCGGGCGATGGCGCAGCCCGGCGACCGGCGGCTGTACTCCAACGCCGGGTTCGAGGTCCTCGGCGACCACATCGCCAAGCAGTCCGGCATCCCCTTCGCCGACTATGTGCGCCAGGCCGTGTTCGAGCCGCTGGGCATGGCCTCCAGCATCCTCGAAGGCTCCCCCGCCAAGGACGGCGTCTCCACCGTCGAGGACCTCGCGCGCTTCGCCGCGGAACTCCAGGCGCCCCGGCTGATCCACCCCGCGACGGCCGCCGAGGCGACGCACGTGCAGTACCCCGGCCTGAAGGGCGTGCTGCCCGCCTACGGCCATCAGAACCCCAACGACTGGGGCCTCGGCTTCGAGATCCGCGGCGCCAAGTCCCCGCACTGGACGGGCAGTTCGTCCTCGCCGCGCACCTACGGCCACTTCGGCCAGTCCGGTACGTTCCTGTGGGTCGACCCGGACGCGGGCCTGGCCTGTGTCGTCCTGACGGACCGGGCGTTCGGCAGTTGGGCGGCCGAGGTGTGGCCGTCCTTCACCGACGCGGTCCTGGCCGAATTCACCCGGCGCTGA
- a CDS encoding response regulator codes for MTIRVIIVDDQAMVRAGFAALLSAQADIDVVGEALDGRRGVEVARSTHPDVVLMDVRMPEMDGLAAAREILDPPVGVVHRPKVLMLTTFDVDDYVYEALRAGASGFLLKDAPPADLIGAVRVVAAGEALLAPSVTRRLIAEFAAQRAAPRAGVAAALRLNGLTPREGEVLELIARGLSNQEIAGRLVLAEQTVKTHVGRVLAKLGLRDRAQLVVFAYEAGVVRPGAPG; via the coding sequence TTGACCATCCGCGTGATCATCGTCGACGACCAGGCCATGGTGCGCGCGGGGTTCGCCGCGCTGCTCTCGGCGCAGGCCGACATCGACGTGGTGGGCGAGGCGCTCGACGGCCGCCGCGGGGTGGAGGTGGCGCGCTCCACCCACCCCGACGTGGTCCTGATGGACGTCCGCATGCCCGAGATGGACGGGCTCGCCGCGGCCCGCGAGATCCTGGACCCGCCGGTGGGAGTGGTGCACCGGCCGAAGGTCCTGATGCTGACCACCTTCGACGTCGACGACTACGTGTACGAGGCGCTGCGCGCGGGGGCGTCCGGGTTCCTGCTCAAGGACGCGCCGCCGGCCGACCTCATCGGGGCGGTACGGGTCGTGGCGGCGGGCGAGGCGCTGCTCGCACCGTCCGTGACGCGGCGCCTCATCGCGGAGTTCGCGGCGCAGCGGGCGGCTCCGCGGGCGGGGGTGGCGGCGGCGTTGCGGTTGAACGGGCTCACGCCGCGGGAGGGGGAGGTGTTGGAGCTGATCGCCCGGGGGCTTTCCAACCAGGAGATCGCGGGGCGGTTGGTTTTGGCGGAGCAGACGGTCAAGACGCATGTGGGGCGGGTGTTGGCGAAGCTTGGGCTTCGGGATCGGGCCCAGTTGGTGGTCTTCGCCTACGAGGCGGGTGTCGTACGCCCCGGAGCCCCGGGCTAG
- a CDS encoding PucR family transcriptional regulator, producing MPAPDPVHPAKNAHPHAATLKRLEQSSGRLAANAIARMDATLPWYRAMPPENRSWIGLVAQAGIAAFTEWFRHPETPQAISTDVFGTAPRELTRAITLRQTVEMVRTTIEVMETAIEEVAAPGDESILREALLVYAREIAFATAQVYAQAAEARGAWDARLESLVVNAVLSGEADEGAVSRAAALGWNSPEHVCVVLGTAPDGDSELTVEAIRRAARHTKLQVLTGVLGNRLVVIAGGSDNPLQVAKGLIGPYAAGPVVAGPVVPDLLAATRSAQAAAAGLKACSAWQDAPRPVLADDLLPERAIASDPAARGQLVEEIYRPLEEAGSALLETLSVYLEQASSLEGAARMLFVHPNTVRYRLRRVTDVTGWSPSDVRSAFTLRIALILGRLADGDSQS from the coding sequence GTGCCAGCACCGGATCCCGTACACCCCGCGAAGAATGCCCATCCGCATGCCGCGACCCTGAAGCGTCTTGAGCAGTCCTCGGGGCGGCTCGCCGCGAACGCGATCGCCCGCATGGACGCGACGCTGCCGTGGTACCGGGCGATGCCGCCGGAGAACCGCTCCTGGATCGGTCTGGTCGCCCAGGCCGGCATCGCGGCCTTCACCGAATGGTTCCGGCATCCCGAGACGCCCCAGGCGATCTCGACCGACGTCTTCGGCACGGCGCCGCGCGAACTGACGCGGGCGATCACCCTGCGCCAGACCGTCGAGATGGTGCGCACCACCATCGAGGTCATGGAGACCGCGATCGAGGAGGTCGCGGCGCCCGGCGACGAGTCGATCCTGCGTGAGGCGCTGCTCGTGTACGCCCGCGAGATCGCGTTCGCGACGGCCCAGGTGTACGCCCAGGCCGCCGAGGCCCGCGGCGCGTGGGACGCCCGCCTGGAATCCCTGGTCGTCAACGCGGTGCTCTCCGGCGAGGCCGACGAAGGCGCCGTCTCCCGGGCCGCCGCGCTCGGCTGGAACTCTCCCGAGCACGTGTGTGTCGTGCTCGGCACCGCGCCGGACGGCGACAGCGAGCTCACCGTGGAGGCGATCCGGCGGGCCGCCCGGCACACCAAGCTCCAGGTGCTCACCGGGGTGCTCGGCAACCGCCTGGTGGTCATCGCGGGCGGCAGCGACAACCCGCTCCAGGTCGCCAAGGGCCTGATCGGGCCGTATGCCGCAGGGCCCGTGGTCGCCGGACCCGTGGTGCCGGACCTGCTGGCGGCGACCCGGTCCGCGCAGGCCGCGGCGGCCGGCTTGAAGGCGTGTTCGGCCTGGCAGGACGCTCCCCGGCCGGTCCTCGCGGACGATCTGCTGCCCGAGCGCGCGATCGCCTCCGATCCTGCCGCGCGGGGGCAGTTGGTGGAGGAGATCTACAGACCGCTGGAGGAGGCGGGCTCGGCGCTCCTGGAAACCTTGAGCGTTTATCTGGAGCAGGCGAGCAGCCTTGAGGGCGCGGCCCGGATGTTGTTCGTCCACCCCAATACCGTTCGCTACCGGCTCCGACGTGTGACGGACGTCACCGGGTGGTCGCCGTCGGATGTGCGCTCCGCGTTCACGCTGAGGATCGCGCTGATCCTGGGGCGCCTGGCCGACGGAGATTCACAGTCCTAG
- a CDS encoding acyltransferase family protein — MSTSTSTAVRTATRPASPARRALGRTVADIERRTPAHRDRAIDGLRALALLAVPTGHWLLGGFTRDDAGALHNASPLSSFAGLAPASWVLQMLGIFFLVGGYASVLSFRRRKGSTGQWLRGRIARLGRPVLGVTAVWAAMIPVLGTLGVPYDTLRTGSTLVIQPLWFVGVYTVVTALTPYCVRSARRLGGWAAAPLLGSVAVVDALRYGPYADAMPSWLSLVNILPGWMFAYQLGVCWGEKRIGRRGAWLLLGGGAVLFAALLVLFHYPASMVGVPGQARTNSHPPSLLVLALAAAQSGAAILLRDRIAGRLRRPALWAPVVVVNLSAMTILCWHQTALLAAAVPASFAGRVPGLTTAPESWAWIGERLAWMPVFAALLVVIARYARGFEAPWTRATKARRAAAGLLAAGFAVFALGLA, encoded by the coding sequence ATGAGTACGTCCACCAGTACGGCCGTGCGTACGGCCACACGCCCCGCGTCCCCCGCGCGCCGCGCCCTCGGCAGGACCGTCGCGGACATCGAGCGACGCACCCCCGCCCACCGCGACCGCGCCATCGACGGGCTGCGCGCGCTCGCGCTGCTCGCCGTGCCGACCGGGCACTGGCTGCTCGGCGGGTTCACCCGTGACGACGCCGGCGCGCTGCACAACGCCAGCCCGCTGTCCTCCTTCGCGGGGCTCGCGCCGGCCAGTTGGGTCCTTCAGATGTTGGGGATCTTCTTCCTGGTGGGCGGCTATGCGTCGGTCCTGTCGTTCCGTCGCAGGAAGGGGTCGACCGGGCAGTGGCTGCGGGGAAGGATCGCCCGGCTGGGGCGGCCGGTGCTCGGTGTCACCGCCGTCTGGGCCGCGATGATCCCCGTGCTCGGCACCCTCGGTGTGCCCTACGACACCCTACGGACCGGCTCCACGCTCGTCATCCAACCGCTGTGGTTCGTGGGGGTGTACACCGTCGTCACCGCGCTCACGCCGTACTGTGTGCGCTCCGCGCGTCGGCTCGGCGGGTGGGCGGCTGCGCCGCTGCTCGGCTCGGTCGCCGTCGTCGACGCCCTGCGCTACGGCCCGTACGCCGACGCGATGCCGTCCTGGCTGTCCCTGGTCAACATCCTGCCGGGCTGGATGTTCGCCTACCAACTCGGCGTCTGCTGGGGCGAGAAGAGGATCGGACGCCGGGGTGCGTGGCTGCTGCTCGGCGGCGGGGCGGTGCTGTTCGCGGCGCTGCTCGTCCTCTTCCACTACCCGGCGTCGATGGTCGGGGTGCCGGGCCAGGCCCGTACCAACTCGCATCCGCCGTCGCTGCTGGTGCTCGCGCTCGCCGCGGCCCAGTCGGGCGCCGCGATCCTGCTGCGCGACCGGATCGCCGGCCGGCTCAGGCGGCCCGCGCTGTGGGCACCCGTCGTGGTGGTCAACCTGTCCGCGATGACCATCCTGTGCTGGCACCAGACGGCGCTGCTCGCCGCCGCCGTCCCGGCCTCCTTCGCGGGGCGGGTGCCGGGCCTCACCACCGCGCCCGAAAGCTGGGCCTGGATCGGCGAACGGCTCGCCTGGATGCCGGTGTTCGCGGCGCTGCTGGTGGTGATCGCCCGGTACGCGCGGGGCTTCGAGGCGCCCTGGACCAGGGCGACGAAGGCCCGCCGGGCAGCGGCGGGGCTGCTCGCGGCGGGCTTCGCGGTGTTCGCGCTGGGGCTCGCGTGA
- a CDS encoding pirin family protein: protein MISVRRGDERYPGGDPDVGIESLHAFSFGRFYDPDNLRFGPVLACNEERLAPGAGFDEHPHSHTEILTWVIEGELTHRDSAGHATVVRPGDVQCLSSAGGVRHEERNEGQLPLVFLQMWLAPKKPGGTPAYDIVRGIADSTPYAVLAAGALLHVRRLAPGERTAVPDAPGAYVHVVRGRVGLAEERLGPGDSARITGASGLEVTASDSAELLLWELSAV, encoded by the coding sequence GTGATTTCAGTCAGGCGCGGCGACGAGCGCTATCCGGGCGGGGACCCGGACGTCGGCATCGAGTCCCTGCACGCCTTCTCCTTCGGCCGCTTCTACGACCCGGACAACCTCCGCTTCGGCCCGGTCCTCGCCTGCAACGAGGAACGGCTCGCGCCCGGCGCCGGCTTCGACGAACATCCCCACAGCCACACCGAGATCCTGACGTGGGTGATCGAGGGCGAGCTCACCCACCGCGACTCGGCCGGCCACGCCACCGTGGTGCGCCCCGGCGATGTGCAGTGCCTCAGCTCCGCGGGCGGCGTACGGCACGAGGAGCGCAACGAGGGCCAGCTCCCGCTGGTCTTCCTCCAGATGTGGCTCGCCCCGAAGAAGCCCGGCGGCACCCCCGCGTACGACATCGTGCGCGGCATCGCGGACTCCACGCCCTACGCGGTGCTCGCCGCGGGCGCCCTGCTGCACGTGCGGCGCCTGGCGCCCGGCGAGCGCACGGCCGTCCCGGACGCGCCGGGCGCCTATGTCCATGTCGTACGCGGCCGGGTGGGCCTGGCCGAGGAGAGGCTCGGGCCCGGCGACTCGGCGCGGATCACCGGGGCGAGCGGGCTCGAAGTGACGGCGTCCGACAGCGCCGAGCTGCTGCTGTGGGAGCTCAGCGCCGTGTGA
- a CDS encoding MerR family transcriptional regulator, whose product MTVIDSTTVTVARVQQEICATEPAHPRPDGQDRYTISEVVTCTGLTAHTLRWYERIGLMPHVDRSHTGQRRFTNKDLDWLAFVGKLRLTGMPVADMVRYAELVREGQHTFEARQELLEQTRRDVLARMAELQDTLAVLDYKIDFYADARKASERA is encoded by the coding sequence ATGACGGTGATCGACAGCACGACGGTGACGGTGGCCCGGGTCCAGCAGGAGATCTGCGCCACGGAGCCGGCCCATCCACGCCCCGACGGCCAGGACCGCTACACGATCAGCGAGGTCGTGACGTGCACCGGACTCACCGCGCACACCCTCCGCTGGTACGAGCGGATCGGCCTCATGCCGCACGTGGACCGCTCGCACACCGGCCAGCGCCGGTTCACCAACAAGGACCTCGACTGGCTGGCCTTCGTCGGCAAGCTCCGGCTGACCGGCATGCCGGTCGCCGACATGGTCCGCTACGCCGAACTCGTCCGCGAGGGACAGCACACCTTCGAGGCGCGCCAGGAACTCCTGGAGCAGACCCGGCGCGACGTCCTGGCGCGCATGGCGGAGCTCCAGGACACCCTCGCCGTACTCGACTACAAGATCGACTTTTACGCGGACGCCCGCAAGGCGTCGGAAAGGGCCTGA